A region from the Sorex araneus isolate mSorAra2 chromosome 6, mSorAra2.pri, whole genome shotgun sequence genome encodes:
- the LOC129406107 gene encoding olfactory receptor 5A1-like has translation MDTSHSMEGNRNYTPVVVFVFLGLTDEKELQLILFPVFLGIYLVTFLWNLGIILLIRMDFHLQTPMYFFLSILSFVDICFSSSISPNMLSDFFKDEKTISFIGCATQYFCVCWMALSECCLLAAMAYDRYVAIGNPLQYLTIMAPEFCQKMVAGTLGTGFLCSLLEVISCFNLDYCGPNVIQHFFCNLPQIVTLSCSDPSITQMIIFLVALLVGFGSLLSILLSYSFIAASILKISSVKGSAKAFNTCASHLAVVTLYYGTALAVYLRPTSSHPDKQDTVLSVFYTIIIPMLNPLIYSLRNKEIKEALRRVVKKVRHLPQ, from the coding sequence ATGGATACAAGCCACTCAATGGAAGGGAATAGAAATTACACCCCAGTGGTTGTATTTGTTTTCCTGGGACTCACCGATGAAAAGGAGCTGCAACTGATTCTCTTTCCAGTCTTCCTAGGGATCTATCTTGTGACCTTCTTGTGGAACCTTGGTATTATCCTCCTAATCAGGATGGACTTCCACCTGCAAACACCTATGTACTTTTTTCTCAGCATTCTGTCTTTTGTTGacatctgtttttcttcttccatcAGTCCAAATATGCTTTCAGatttctttaaagatgaaaaaacGATTTCCTTCATTGGCTGTGCCACCCAATATTTTTGCGTGTGCTGGATGGCTCTGTCTGAGTGTTGCCTCTTGGcggccatggcctatgacagataCGTAGCCATTGGTAACCCTCTGCAGTACTTGACAATCATGGCACCTGAATTCTGTCAGAAGATGGTTGCTGGGACCCTTGGAACTGGTTTTCTTTGTAGCTTACTTGAAGTAATCTCTTGCTTTAATCTCGACTACTGTGGGCCAAATGTCATTCaacatttcttttgtaatttacCCCAGATTGTTACCTTGTCTTGCTCTGATCCTTCCATCActcaaatgattatttttcttgtcGCTCTGCTTGTTGGATTCGGTTCTTTGCTCAGTATcctgttatcctacagtttcatTGCTGCTTCCATCCTAAAAATATCCTCGGTAAAAGGTAGTGCCAAGGCCTTTAatacctgtgcctcccacctggcAGTTGTGACCCTCTATTATGGCACAGCCTTGGCTGTGTACTTGCGTCCTACTTCTAGTCACCCCGATAAGCAGGACACGGTTTTGTCAGTTTTCTATACTATCATTATTCCCATGTTAAATCCTCTAATCTATAGTCTGAGGAATAAGGAGATAAAAGAGGCCCTGAGGAGGGTGGTGAAGAAGGTGAGACATTTGCCCCAATAA